In a single window of the Melioribacteraceae bacterium genome:
- a CDS encoding GIY-YIG nuclease family protein yields the protein MNYNLKEINFEDAEYSVFDFETTGTSAYSERVIEIGIAKIKKGKIKETFSSYINPGRPIPYFITKLTGITNHDVENAPYFEEIFPKINEFVGDSVLAAHNLNFDLGFLKQECLRIETEMPRNPSICTLKIARRIYPELGSKSLGNLSKYLKIRHRNVHTGLGDASATAKILLKMFPLIREKFDVETVTDLIAFQNAPSNKNPFVVIKKNLLKDIVELPASPGVYFFKDSKNNIIYVGKAKSLKERVKNYFSSNAIRKAKDIVRKSSSFSFQKTKSELSALLLETELIKVHDPKQNSLQKKYPRNYFIKIPFDDPYPKPIVVSNIEFDGSNFFGPYPNREIAAKIKDIIDRTFLLRECSDKELSKKRKCYLADINRCYAPCIEIPKLIYMEELERVNEFLSGKNQSAVNRLLDHMKALSEQKKYEEAAQIRDIVQDILNQLHKSSILSEPVNNAKALVEIQSSTTKDFFLLINGKVLIKEDWDKQGLSFEQALNDYFDGNIQNKIELSEKDLERLKITLSWLVKNKGKFKITYLSELENRITFE from the coding sequence ATGAACTATAATTTGAAAGAAATAAATTTTGAAGATGCCGAATACTCTGTATTTGATTTTGAGACTACCGGTACCTCTGCCTACTCTGAGCGAGTAATTGAAATCGGAATAGCCAAAATTAAAAAAGGAAAAATAAAAGAAACTTTCAGTTCATACATTAACCCGGGACGCCCAATACCCTATTTTATAACCAAGCTTACCGGAATAACAAATCATGACGTTGAAAACGCACCCTATTTTGAAGAAATATTTCCAAAAATCAATGAGTTTGTTGGTGACTCGGTATTAGCCGCTCATAATCTTAATTTTGATCTTGGCTTTTTAAAGCAAGAATGTTTGAGAATTGAAACCGAAATGCCTAGAAATCCTTCTATCTGCACACTTAAAATTGCCAGAAGAATATACCCGGAACTTGGAAGCAAATCATTGGGGAATTTGAGTAAATATTTAAAGATTAGGCATAGAAATGTGCATACCGGCTTGGGAGACGCATCGGCTACTGCAAAAATACTGCTGAAAATGTTTCCACTTATTCGGGAAAAGTTTGACGTTGAAACTGTCACCGATTTGATTGCATTTCAAAATGCCCCTTCTAATAAAAACCCTTTTGTTGTAATAAAGAAAAATTTGCTAAAAGATATTGTTGAGTTACCGGCAAGTCCCGGCGTATATTTCTTTAAGGATTCCAAGAACAACATAATATATGTTGGTAAAGCAAAATCATTAAAGGAAAGGGTAAAAAACTACTTTTCGAGCAATGCGATAAGAAAAGCAAAAGATATTGTTAGGAAATCTTCCTCATTTTCATTTCAAAAAACTAAAAGTGAATTATCGGCTCTTTTGTTGGAAACTGAGTTGATAAAAGTTCATGACCCGAAACAAAACTCATTACAAAAAAAATATCCTCGTAATTATTTTATAAAGATTCCATTTGACGATCCTTACCCCAAACCAATTGTAGTTTCAAATATTGAGTTTGATGGTAGCAACTTTTTTGGACCATACCCCAATAGAGAAATAGCCGCAAAAATAAAAGATATAATCGACAGAACATTTTTATTGAGAGAATGCAGCGATAAAGAATTATCAAAAAAACGTAAATGTTATCTCGCCGATATTAATAGATGCTACGCACCCTGTATCGAAATTCCTAAATTGATTTACATGGAGGAATTGGAGAGAGTTAATGAATTTTTAAGCGGGAAAAATCAATCGGCGGTGAACAGATTATTGGATCATATGAAAGCACTTAGTGAGCAAAAAAAATATGAAGAAGCCGCTCAGATTAGAGATATTGTTCAGGATATATTGAATCAACTGCATAAATCGTCTATACTATCCGAACCTGTAAACAACGCGAAAGCGCTAGTTGAAATTCAATCATCAACAACGAAGGATTTCTTCTTGTTAATTAATGGAAAAGTATTAATTAAAGAGGATTGGGACAAGCAAGGATTGAGTTTCGAACAAGCACTCAATGATTACTTCGATGGGAATATTCAAAACAAAATTGAATTGAGTGAAAAAGATTTGGAGCGTCTTAAAATTACTTTAAGCTGGCTAGTTAAAAACAAGGGAAAATTTAAGATTACTTATTTATCGGAGCTTGAGAATAGAATTACATTCGAATAA
- a CDS encoding ROK family protein — protein sequence MNNKFTVTIDLGGTKVLSALLNSQNEIVGRVKIATDIKRGADFLVDNIGESVRQLIQENSIKENDIRAVSMGVPGTVNPFTGLIGNAPNLGISNYNIKDALKRHFTAPVLIENDVNLAGLGIQKFEMEKDVKNMIVVFIGTGIGSALFFDGKLYRGSSFFAGEIGHMLVDSNGGFLKKKKSSTFENAASRTAIVRKIKKDLAKDKPSILNEYSSPNKALKSRALSEAIEKKDPLAVKHIGKAARTIGTVLGSITTLLNIDTIVLGGGVIEAMEKFMVPRITEAYNESVLPEPGKDVKIIATKLGDDAALYGGIALADEFLV from the coding sequence ATGAATAACAAATTCACAGTTACAATTGACCTTGGCGGTACTAAAGTTCTTTCTGCTTTATTAAATTCTCAAAATGAAATAGTAGGGCGGGTTAAAATTGCTACCGATATCAAGCGTGGAGCCGATTTTTTAGTTGATAATATTGGTGAATCTGTACGTCAGCTTATTCAAGAAAATAGTATTAAGGAGAATGATATTAGAGCCGTAAGTATGGGAGTTCCGGGTACAGTAAATCCCTTCACCGGACTAATAGGTAACGCACCAAATTTGGGGATTAGCAATTATAATATTAAAGATGCATTAAAAAGGCATTTCACTGCTCCGGTACTGATTGAAAATGATGTGAATCTTGCAGGGTTAGGAATCCAAAAATTTGAAATGGAAAAAGATGTAAAGAATATGATTGTTGTATTTATTGGTACTGGTATTGGCAGCGCTTTATTTTTTGACGGAAAATTATATAGAGGTTCCTCCTTTTTTGCGGGAGAAATTGGACACATGCTAGTGGACTCCAATGGAGGATTTCTTAAAAAGAAAAAAAGTTCTACATTCGAAAATGCTGCCAGCAGAACTGCAATTGTAAGAAAAATTAAAAAGGATTTGGCAAAGGATAAACCTAGTATTTTAAATGAATACAGTTCTCCAAATAAGGCTTTAAAGAGTAGAGCACTTTCTGAGGCAATCGAGAAGAAAGACCCTCTCGCAGTAAAACATATCGGTAAAGCTGCACGAACAATAGGTACAGTGCTTGGTAGCATAACAACTCTTTTAAACATCGATACAATTGTTTTAGGCGGGGGAGTAATAGAAGCTATGGAAAAGTTTATGGTACCAAGAATTACGGAAGCATATAATGAATCTGTTCTGCCTGAACCGGGAAAAGATGTGAAGATAATTGCCACTAAATTAGGTGATGATGCTGCACTTTATGGCGGTATTGCTTTAGCTGATGAGTTTTTGGTTTAA
- a CDS encoding TIGR00282 family metallophosphoesterase, with the protein MNINILFVGDIVGEPGMNIVSMWLPNLQKKYRTDVIIANGENASDGKGCTEKESKALFDLGVNVITGGNHTWDKHQSQDLLKKDTRVIRPLNYPKGTHGNGYFIVNSPKGKVAVLNLQGRSFMSPIDCPFRSAEWVLAKIRQETKNIIIDFHAEATAEKLALANFLDGKVSAVIGTHTHIQTADERIFANGTGYITDCGMTGPYDSVIGMKTDAAINRFLYQTPQKYQTATDNVHLTALFLKIDGDTGKTIEIERIFLPEFDKKVESETSA; encoded by the coding sequence ATGAATATAAACATACTGTTTGTTGGGGATATTGTTGGTGAACCCGGGATGAATATTGTAAGCATGTGGCTCCCCAATCTTCAAAAAAAATACCGTACCGATGTAATAATTGCCAATGGTGAAAATGCTTCCGACGGCAAAGGTTGTACTGAAAAGGAATCGAAGGCTTTATTCGATCTGGGGGTCAACGTAATTACTGGTGGAAATCATACATGGGATAAACATCAGTCTCAGGATCTATTGAAAAAAGATACTCGAGTAATAAGACCACTGAACTACCCGAAAGGAACACATGGCAACGGCTATTTTATTGTGAATTCTCCTAAAGGAAAAGTGGCTGTTCTCAATTTGCAGGGAAGATCATTTATGAGCCCGATCGATTGTCCTTTCAGATCGGCTGAGTGGGTATTAGCCAAAATTAGACAGGAAACTAAAAATATTATTATAGATTTTCATGCTGAAGCAACTGCTGAAAAACTTGCACTCGCAAATTTTTTGGATGGGAAAGTCTCGGCGGTAATTGGTACTCACACTCATATTCAAACGGCTGATGAAAGAATTTTTGCCAACGGGACCGGTTATATCACTGATTGTGGAATGACAGGTCCTTACGATTCGGTTATAGGAATGAAGACAGACGCGGCAATCAACCGGTTCTTATATCAAACTCCCCAAAAATATCAGACGGCGACTGATAATGTGCATCTAACTGCTCTGTTTTTGAAGATAGATGGAGACACTGGGAAGACCATTGAAATAGAGAGAATATTTTTACCGGAATTTGATAAAAAAGTTGAGAGTGAAACCTCAGCATAA
- the aroA gene encoding 3-phosphoshikimate 1-carboxyvinyltransferase, translated as MSQHFKRIEKIKGALNLGGDKSISHRAVMFASMAEGESTILNCSSSLDVWSTVSCFRSLGCKIDGDTNQLKIIGRGFKGFKSPSHPLDCGNSGTTARLISGILCAQNFETTLIGDESLSKRPMKRVIEPLSKLGAKFRPSEVGTLPLEILPVDSLIPINYEMSVASAQVKSAIILAGIHLNEVSTIIEHEITRNHTEKLLSIVTEKTGDSTKLFFSRKNYPQKFELTVPSDISSASFFIVLALLSKESVVTIKNVSLNETRTGIIDILKKMNGDITIQNSKTELGETYGDLIVRSSNLVNTEIPISIIANIIDEIPILSIAGLFAKGDFKIQGAKELRVKESDRITALCHNFKIAGLSVNEFEDGFEISGEPNNSVNTFESFGDHRIAMSFAVFSMLHKEGGLVNNFECAAISNPNFVKQIAELTA; from the coding sequence ATGAGTCAACATTTCAAGAGAATCGAAAAAATTAAGGGAGCTCTTAATTTAGGCGGTGATAAATCAATTTCTCACCGCGCAGTTATGTTTGCGTCAATGGCTGAGGGAGAATCAACAATTCTTAATTGTTCATCTTCTTTAGATGTCTGGTCAACTGTTTCATGCTTCCGATCGCTTGGTTGTAAGATTGATGGCGACACGAATCAACTAAAAATAATCGGCAGGGGATTTAAAGGTTTTAAATCACCGTCACACCCCTTGGATTGCGGCAATTCCGGCACAACCGCAAGATTGATTAGTGGAATATTGTGTGCGCAAAATTTTGAAACAACTTTGATTGGTGATGAATCTTTATCAAAAAGACCAATGAAGAGAGTGATTGAACCACTTTCAAAATTAGGAGCGAAGTTTAGACCATCTGAGGTTGGAACTCTTCCATTAGAAATTTTACCCGTCGATTCATTAATCCCAATTAATTATGAAATGAGTGTCGCAAGTGCCCAGGTTAAGAGTGCTATCATACTTGCGGGTATTCACCTAAATGAGGTATCAACAATTATTGAGCACGAAATAACCAGAAACCATACTGAAAAACTTTTAAGTATAGTGACGGAAAAAACGGGGGATTCTACTAAATTATTTTTCTCGAGAAAGAATTATCCGCAAAAGTTCGAATTAACCGTTCCTTCCGATATTTCGAGTGCCTCTTTTTTTATTGTCCTTGCCCTTTTAAGTAAAGAATCTGTAGTGACAATAAAAAATGTTTCATTGAACGAAACAAGAACCGGAATAATTGATATTCTCAAAAAAATGAATGGAGATATCACTATTCAGAATTCAAAAACAGAATTGGGGGAAACTTATGGGGATCTAATAGTTAGGTCTAGTAATTTGGTTAACACAGAAATACCTATTAGCATTATTGCAAATATTATCGATGAGATACCTATTTTATCCATTGCTGGACTATTCGCGAAAGGTGATTTTAAAATTCAAGGTGCAAAAGAATTAAGGGTGAAGGAATCAGACCGTATAACTGCTCTATGTCATAATTTTAAAATTGCAGGCTTGAGTGTTAATGAATTTGAGGATGGTTTTGAAATTAGCGGGGAGCCTAATAATTCAGTTAATACTTTTGAAAGTTTCGGAGACCACCGGATTGCAATGTCTTTCGCTGTATTCAGTATGCTTCACAAAGAAGGGGGATTAGTAAATAATTTTGAATGTGCCGCTATTTCTAATCCAAATTTTGTTAAGCAAATTGCTGAACTAACTGCTTAA
- the deoC gene encoding deoxyribose-phosphate aldolase, which yields MDSSLIEKVVSQVLIEKSLQDFYCHGGTCAGWERNIVDQPHAVKTIINNGADRIAAGIGVGKELADKTVARMIDHTLLKPDATIDEIKTLCSEAKEYNFASVCVNPTHVNLCYELLKNTPVKVCTVIGFPLGANTTEIKRAEAELALKNGAQEIDMVINVGMLKSKNYEYVFNDINQVVLAAKRFKAICKVIIETALLSDEEKVKACVLSKEAKADFVKTSTGFSKGGATAGDVALMRYVVGSSVGVKASGGIRTAEDVKLMIESGADRIGASASVKIVTNQAASGSGY from the coding sequence ATGGATTCCTCATTAATTGAAAAAGTAGTATCTCAAGTTTTAATTGAAAAATCACTCCAGGATTTTTATTGCCACGGTGGAACTTGCGCAGGTTGGGAAAGAAATATAGTCGATCAACCTCACGCAGTGAAGACTATAATTAATAATGGGGCAGATAGAATTGCAGCGGGGATTGGAGTAGGGAAAGAACTAGCAGATAAAACTGTAGCTAGAATGATTGACCACACTCTGCTTAAACCTGATGCTACTATTGATGAAATTAAAACATTATGTAGTGAGGCTAAGGAGTATAATTTTGCATCTGTATGTGTAAATCCTACCCACGTTAATTTGTGTTATGAACTTTTAAAGAATACACCGGTTAAGGTATGTACGGTAATTGGATTTCCTCTTGGAGCTAATACTACTGAAATAAAAAGGGCAGAAGCGGAACTGGCTCTTAAAAATGGCGCCCAGGAAATTGATATGGTAATTAATGTTGGAATGCTTAAAAGCAAAAATTATGAATATGTGTTTAATGATATAAATCAAGTGGTTCTTGCCGCTAAAAGATTTAAAGCAATCTGTAAAGTAATAATTGAAACAGCATTATTGAGTGATGAAGAAAAAGTTAAAGCTTGCGTGTTGAGTAAAGAAGCCAAAGCCGATTTCGTTAAAACCTCCACCGGTTTTAGCAAAGGGGGTGCAACTGCCGGGGATGTTGCCCTCATGAGGTATGTTGTGGGCTCTAGTGTTGGAGTTAAGGCATCGGGCGGAATTAGAACCGCGGAAGATGTAAAACTTATGATTGAAAGTGGCGCCGATCGTATTGGAGCAAGTGCAAGCGTTAAAATTGTTACAAATCAAGCTGCATCAGGCTCGGGTTATTAA
- a CDS encoding RNA methyltransferase, whose protein sequence is MRKFKTEARLKKITDAAIARQFSLKVVLENIHDLHNVSAIFRSCDAVGVPLVSLLYTFEKFPKINRISSASANKWVDVEKFDNTANCIQNLKQDGYTVFASMLDKNSVDLYDIDFTKKIAIILGNEHRGVSEEVAKLADSTYYIPMKGMIQSLNVSVAAAVTLYEAYRQRFQKGMYNQSQLDEDELNLLIDKWCSK, encoded by the coding sequence ATGAGAAAATTTAAAACCGAAGCAAGATTAAAAAAAATAACTGATGCGGCAATCGCAAGACAATTTTCACTAAAAGTTGTTCTTGAAAACATTCATGATCTTCACAATGTTAGCGCGATATTCAGAAGTTGTGATGCCGTGGGAGTCCCATTAGTCTCTCTTTTATATACTTTCGAAAAATTTCCAAAAATTAATCGTATCTCTTCAGCCTCTGCAAATAAATGGGTTGATGTGGAAAAATTTGATAATACAGCAAATTGCATCCAGAACCTTAAGCAGGATGGATATACTGTATTCGCAAGTATGCTCGATAAAAATTCAGTTGATCTATATGACATCGATTTTACTAAAAAAATAGCAATCATCTTGGGGAATGAACACCGAGGGGTTTCAGAGGAAGTTGCAAAATTGGCCGATAGCACTTACTATATCCCAATGAAAGGAATGATTCAGAGCCTAAATGTTTCGGTAGCAGCTGCTGTTACATTATATGAAGCTTATCGTCAACGATTTCAAAAAGGGATGTACAATCAATCTCAATTGGATGAGGATGAACTAAATTTACTAATCGATAAATGGTGCAGTAAATGA
- the folD gene encoding bifunctional methylenetetrahydrofolate dehydrogenase/methenyltetrahydrofolate cyclohydrolase FolD produces MVLIDGKKCSSEIRSELKEKVNWLKTMALPVPGLVVIIVGENPASQVYVSSKGKACNEIGMNSKIEKLPESIDEKVLLDLIQQYNDDDNFHGILVQLPLPKHIDEEKVIQQISPKKDVDGFHPLNVGNLMIGKSTFFPCTPNGIVELLKKYKIPTSGKHVVVVGRSNIVGKPVANMLVQKKEGANAVVTICHSAAPDLSHFTKQADILIAAIGKANFITADMIKEGAVIIDVGINRIDDSSSPKGYKIVGDVDFDSVAEKSSFITPVPGGVGPMTIAMLLQNTFLAYLKITNQKMV; encoded by the coding sequence ATGGTTTTAATTGATGGCAAAAAATGCTCTTCAGAAATTAGAAGTGAATTAAAAGAAAAGGTAAACTGGCTTAAAACTATGGCATTACCTGTCCCAGGATTGGTTGTAATTATAGTTGGTGAAAATCCGGCATCTCAAGTATATGTTTCATCAAAGGGAAAAGCATGTAACGAAATTGGGATGAACTCGAAAATTGAAAAGTTACCAGAATCGATTGATGAAAAAGTGTTACTTGATCTTATCCAACAATATAATGATGATGATAATTTTCATGGAATTTTAGTTCAATTGCCACTCCCAAAACATATTGATGAAGAAAAAGTAATCCAGCAAATCTCCCCTAAAAAAGATGTAGATGGATTCCATCCCCTCAATGTTGGGAATTTGATGATTGGAAAAAGTACTTTTTTCCCCTGCACACCCAATGGGATTGTGGAGTTATTGAAGAAGTATAAAATCCCAACAAGCGGTAAGCATGTTGTGGTTGTAGGAAGAAGTAATATTGTTGGTAAACCTGTGGCAAATATGCTTGTTCAAAAAAAAGAAGGAGCTAATGCGGTTGTTACTATTTGTCATTCTGCCGCACCGGATTTGTCTCACTTTACTAAACAAGCTGATATATTGATAGCAGCAATTGGTAAGGCAAATTTTATTACCGCTGATATGATTAAAGAGGGAGCCGTAATAATTGATGTCGGAATCAATAGAATTGATGACTCAAGTTCACCAAAGGGATATAAAATTGTTGGTGATGTAGATTTCGATAGTGTTGCTGAAAAATCCTCCTTTATAACTCCGGTTCCGGGCGGTGTTGGACCAATGACGATTGCAATGCTTTTGCAAAATACTTTTTTGGCTTATCTTAAAATTACAAATCAAAAAATGGTATAA
- a CDS encoding ATP-binding cassette domain-containing protein has protein sequence MIDIKNLSVQFTGDNLFENVNLRISKHDKISLVGSNGTGKSTFLKILTKLEQRETGEINTQRGIRIGYLPQELIAFKGKTLFDEVKQSLPDITVLIETEKVILNSLEAPQLNDADRDELLEKLGEIHEKKEAVDFYSTDFKIEKVLEGLGFREKDFNRLTEEFSGGWQMRIQLAKILLAENDLIIMDEPTNHLDIDTLRWLENYLVNFKGALIIVSHDRHFINAITNKTLEIFDKSINFFPGNYDAYLKYKEERDTQLRALQKNLDKKRKETERFIERFRYKSSKAKQVQSRVKQIEKMESVEIADEEKRIEIKFPDPPKSGIVPVELKNVSKYYGDLKVFENIDLTFERGDKVAIVGPNGAGKTTLAKIIAGKINQSSGEIIVSPNTVLSYFEQEVIESLNPEDDLLDSLDSVGADLSIGQIRTILGSFLFSGDDVFKKIKVLSGGEKSRVALSRLLITKSNFIILDEPTNHLDYYSKEILQHALIEFSGTLLIVSHDIDFLKPIISKVLEIRDNRAKLFIGGIDYYLFKREETDSLDAVQKSDNDPEKINRKELKRTEAELRQKRYNLTKGLKKDLEIIEGKIKELELRITQLEVELADPKTFTSPQLAKDKNFEYDTCKKELELKYDKWSEISLKIEEAEQSVI, from the coding sequence ATGATTGATATAAAAAACTTGTCGGTACAATTCACCGGAGATAATTTATTTGAGAATGTAAATTTAAGAATCTCAAAGCATGACAAGATTTCATTAGTTGGTTCTAATGGTACGGGCAAATCCACTTTTCTTAAAATATTAACAAAACTTGAACAGCGGGAAACCGGCGAAATAAATACTCAACGTGGAATTCGCATCGGTTATCTCCCCCAGGAACTGATCGCATTTAAGGGTAAAACTCTTTTCGATGAAGTTAAACAATCGCTGCCCGATATCACCGTTTTAATAGAAACTGAAAAAGTAATTCTTAATTCCCTTGAGGCCCCACAATTAAATGATGCCGATAGAGATGAATTGCTTGAAAAACTTGGTGAAATTCATGAGAAGAAAGAGGCTGTTGATTTTTATTCGACTGATTTTAAGATTGAAAAAGTGCTAGAAGGATTAGGATTTAGAGAAAAAGATTTTAATAGGTTGACCGAAGAATTTTCGGGCGGCTGGCAAATGAGGATTCAACTAGCCAAGATTCTATTAGCCGAAAATGATTTAATTATTATGGATGAACCTACAAATCACCTCGATATTGATACATTAAGATGGCTTGAGAATTATTTAGTGAACTTTAAAGGCGCTTTAATTATCGTATCGCACGATCGGCATTTTATAAACGCGATTACTAATAAAACTTTAGAAATATTTGATAAATCAATCAACTTCTTTCCCGGTAATTATGATGCTTATTTAAAATATAAAGAAGAAAGAGATACTCAACTCAGAGCACTTCAAAAAAATCTAGATAAAAAAAGAAAAGAAACCGAACGTTTCATTGAAAGATTTCGCTATAAATCCTCAAAAGCAAAGCAGGTTCAAAGCAGAGTTAAACAAATTGAAAAGATGGAATCGGTGGAAATTGCCGACGAAGAGAAAAGAATTGAAATAAAATTTCCAGACCCACCAAAAAGCGGAATAGTACCAGTTGAACTGAAAAATGTGTCGAAGTATTATGGAGATTTAAAGGTATTCGAAAACATTGATCTCACTTTTGAGCGAGGGGATAAAGTCGCAATCGTAGGGCCCAATGGGGCTGGTAAAACAACATTGGCAAAAATAATTGCGGGTAAAATAAATCAATCATCTGGAGAAATAATTGTATCGCCAAACACGGTTCTTTCCTATTTTGAACAGGAAGTTATTGAGTCGTTAAATCCCGAAGATGATTTGCTAGATTCGCTTGACTCTGTAGGTGCCGATTTAAGCATTGGACAAATTCGAACAATACTCGGTTCATTTCTTTTTTCAGGAGATGATGTATTTAAAAAGATTAAAGTACTTTCTGGAGGTGAAAAAAGTAGAGTTGCGCTTTCAAGATTACTAATCACTAAAAGTAATTTTATAATATTAGATGAGCCCACCAATCACCTGGATTATTATTCAAAGGAAATTTTACAGCACGCGCTTATAGAATTCTCTGGAACATTACTTATTGTTTCGCATGATATTGATTTTTTGAAACCGATTATCTCAAAAGTACTGGAGATAAGAGATAATAGAGCCAAATTATTTATCGGTGGAATTGATTATTATCTTTTCAAAAGAGAAGAAACTGATTCATTGGATGCAGTTCAAAAAAGTGATAATGATCCGGAGAAAATTAACCGTAAAGAATTAAAGAGAACTGAAGCGGAATTACGGCAAAAGCGATATAACCTGACGAAAGGATTAAAAAAGGATTTGGAAATTATTGAAGGAAAAATTAAAGAATTAGAATTGCGAATTACACAGTTAGAGGTAGAGCTTGCCGATCCTAAAACTTTTACTTCACCTCAACTAGCAAAAGATAAAAATTTCGAATATGATACTTGTAAAAAAGAACTTGAACTCAAGTACGATAAATGGAGTGAGATCAGTTTAAAAATTGAAGAAGCAGAGCAATCAGTTATTTAA
- the bshC gene encoding bacillithiol biosynthesis cysteine-adding enzyme BshC, whose amino-acid sequence MYINFSDLPAHENLFLDYLHEYENVERYYSGNFRNPDIYPQLFNNLAARPISNRTTLIDILKLQYKNLNISSITIDNINSLADPNTITVVTGQQLGLFGGPLYTFYKTITAIKLCSQLKDSYPNYNFVPVFWLEGDDHDFEEVKSLNILNNENNLVKLSYEDGLEEEINRGSIAALKFNDNLIKVFESLKNELRGTEFKQQIIELLEDFYKPGKTFLESFRDLLIYFFDKHGLVVCNPNDPLVKELLKPIFKDELINFDDNSKTLVERSAELEEIYHAQVKVKAINLFYLLNNERISLEPGEDDFKLKGKRKRFSKEELFAVLESNPENFSPNVLLRPVCQDYLFNTAFYIAGPGEISYFAQVSPLYKYYDIQMPIIYPRASATIVERGVQGILEKFDLSFTDIILDENELINKILASNSDQNISELFNVSRAKISETFEELGTKLIRTEKTLIDLVEKTKQKIDQSVDMLEQKSLDAHKRKYETTLRQLSKVRNVLFPNGILQERELNFIYFCNKYGLDFVKLIFEKLEINIFEHQIINLE is encoded by the coding sequence ATGTATATAAACTTTTCAGATTTGCCGGCACATGAAAATTTATTTCTCGACTACTTACATGAGTATGAAAACGTTGAACGATATTATTCGGGTAATTTTAGAAATCCCGATATTTATCCCCAACTTTTTAATAATCTAGCCGCCCGACCAATTAGCAATAGAACTACATTAATTGATATATTGAAATTACAGTACAAAAATTTGAACATTTCTTCAATTACAATTGACAATATAAATTCATTAGCTGATCCAAATACTATTACAGTGGTTACCGGTCAACAGCTTGGATTATTTGGAGGTCCGCTCTATACTTTCTATAAAACCATTACTGCAATAAAATTGTGCAGCCAGTTAAAAGATAGTTATCCGAATTACAATTTTGTACCTGTATTTTGGCTCGAGGGGGATGACCATGATTTTGAAGAAGTAAAGTCATTAAATATTTTGAATAATGAAAATAACCTTGTAAAACTTAGCTACGAAGATGGGCTGGAAGAAGAAATAAATAGAGGGTCCATTGCTGCTCTAAAGTTCAATGATAATCTTATAAAAGTTTTTGAATCACTTAAAAATGAACTCCGAGGTACTGAATTTAAACAACAGATTATTGAACTTCTTGAAGACTTTTATAAACCTGGTAAAACATTTTTAGAATCATTCAGAGATTTATTAATCTACTTTTTTGATAAACACGGGCTTGTGGTTTGTAATCCAAACGATCCATTAGTTAAAGAATTATTAAAGCCAATTTTTAAAGACGAACTAATAAATTTTGATGACAACTCTAAAACACTGGTTGAGCGCAGTGCAGAGCTTGAAGAAATTTATCATGCACAGGTTAAAGTAAAGGCAATTAATCTATTTTATCTCTTAAATAATGAAAGAATTTCTCTTGAACCAGGGGAGGACGATTTTAAGCTAAAAGGAAAGAGAAAAAGATTTTCAAAAGAGGAATTATTTGCAGTTCTCGAATCCAATCCAGAAAATTTCAGCCCCAATGTTTTACTACGCCCTGTTTGCCAAGATTATTTATTCAATACAGCATTTTATATTGCCGGGCCTGGGGAGATTAGTTATTTTGCTCAAGTTTCCCCTCTTTACAAATATTATGATATTCAGATGCCTATTATCTATCCACGAGCATCGGCAACAATAGTAGAGAGAGGCGTGCAAGGTATTTTGGAAAAATTTGATCTATCATTTACAGATATAATTCTTGATGAGAATGAGCTCATCAATAAAATATTAGCATCGAATTCAGACCAGAATATTTCTGAATTGTTCAATGTGAGCAGAGCAAAGATTTCTGAAACATTCGAGGAATTAGGCACAAAATTGATTAGAACTGAGAAAACTCTAATCGATTTGGTTGAAAAGACGAAACAAAAAATTGATCAATCGGTTGATATGCTTGAGCAAAAATCGCTTGACGCACATAAAAGAAAATATGAAACAACTTTACGTCAACTCAGCAAGGTTAGAAATGTGTTGTTCCCGAATGGAATACTGCAAGAGAGGGAGTTAAATTTTATTTATTTCTGCAATAAATATGGGTTGGATTTTGTAAAACTAATTTTCGAAAAATTAGAGATTAACATCTTCGAACATCAAATAATAAACCTGGAATAA